A DNA window from Impatiens glandulifera chromosome 7, dImpGla2.1, whole genome shotgun sequence contains the following coding sequences:
- the LOC124909747 gene encoding agamous-like MADS-box protein AGL80 — MTKSNGTRKKVQLSYILNRTLRKASFKKRKACIVKNLDELTTLCGVEGCTIIYSEFDSQPDVWSSTDEARRIITKYLGFPKIDQVKRKVNQETFTRQRIEKVQEKLKRQQRENRHKEMTYIMFQSMINPLTALSNLNVEGFEDLTRVASQYLMEVEKLMEIRLRDSSSSSSSSINGVFASQHGI; from the coding sequence ATGACTAAAAGCAACGGGACTAGAAAGAAAGTCCAGCTTTCTTATATTCTCAATCGCACTCTGAGAAAAGCTTCGTTCAAAAAGAGAAAAGCTTGTATTGTGAAGAACTTAGATGAACTCACTACCCTGTGCGGCGTTGAGGGTTGTACAATCATTTATAGTGAATTTGATTCACAACCTGATGTATGGTCATCTACAGATGAAGCACGAAGAATAATTACGAAATACTTGGGTTTTCCGAAGATTGATCAAGTAAAACGAAAAGTCAATCAAGAGACTTTCACAAGGCAAAGAATCGAAAAGGTGCAAGAGAAACTGAAAAGACAACAAAGAGAGAACCGTCATAAAGAAATGACGTATATCATGTTTCAATCCATGATAAACCCACTAACAGCATTGTCAAATTTGAATGTGGAGGGTTTTGAGGACCTAACTAGGGTTGCCAGTCAATACTTAATGGAGGTTGAAAAGTTGATGGAGATTCGTCTTAGAGactcctcttcctcttcctcttcctccatTAATGGAGTTTTCGCCTCCCAACATGGGATTTGA